A window of Terriglobia bacterium genomic DNA:
GGGTTTGTGGTCCTGCCTTACACCAACGACGATCTCATCATCGCCAAGCGGCTTATCGACGCGGGGGCTTCCGCGGTCATGCCGCTCGGCGCGCCCATCGGCAGTGGCATGGGCATCCAAAACCCCACCAACATCCGGATCATGCGCGAGATGATTAGCGGGGTGCCTCTTATCGTGGACGCCGGCGTCGGAACGGCGAGCGACGCGGCCCTTGCCATGGAACTCGGTGCGGATGCCGTGCTGATGAATACGGGAATTGCCTGCGCCCAGGATGCAGTCCTGATGGCCGAGGCGATGAAACATGGGGTGATCGCCGGCCGACAGGCCTATCTGGCAGGTCGGATCGAGAAGAAGCTGTATGCGACGGCCTCCAGCCCGCTGGCGGGTGTGGTGCGGTAAGGGAAGTTGTCGGTTCTCAGTTGCCAGTGCCCAGTTGCCAGTGCTCAGTTGTCAGTTCTCAGATTTAACAGCTCAGAGAATAGATGACTGCAATGACCAGTCATCTGACCGCTCTTGGTTTTCTAGATTTCTGATGGGTCATGCATCGGAAGGCCTTAACCAGGGGGTCCGCAAGCAACAGAGGATTGTCAAATAAATCGACCCTTCTGCTCACTGGCAACTGGGAACTGAGAACTGACAACTGATTTTCTCACCCCACAAACTCCACGCGGACACGCTTGGGGAGGATCTTCTTTTTGAAGCCCTCGTTGAGGAGCAACTGAACGGCCCGCCGGCCGTCCTTGCCATAGTCGAGAGTCAGGTCGTTCACATACATCCCCACGAACTTATCCGCCAGCTCCTTACTCATATCCCGGGCGAACTGCATGGCATAAGTCAAGGCCTCATCGCGGTGGTCGAGCGCGTACTGAATCGAGGCTTTCAGCAAGCGGGAAACCTCCCGAATCGTTTCCAAACCCAAATCTTTTCGAATGGCGTTGCCGCCCAGGGGGAGGGGAAGTTGGTGGCGGTCGTACCACCATTCGCCCAGATCCAGGATCTTGTGAAGCCCTTCCCGGGCGTGGGTGAGCTGACCTTCGTGGATGAGCAGGCCCCCCTCCACCAATCCATGCTTGACGGCATCAATGATCTTGTCGAACGGGACGACCACGTGCTCAAAATCGGGTTCGTAAAGCTTTAGAGCGAGGAACGCGGTTGTCATCAGGCCGGGAATGGCGATGCGTTTTCCCTTGATGTCCTCGGGCGGGAAAGCCTTGCTGGCGACGACCAAAGGCCCGTATCGCTCGCCCATTGAAGAACCGTGTGGCAGCAAGGCGTAACGGTCTGCAATATGCGGGTATGCCGAAAAGGAGATGGCGGTGACTTCGTAGATGCCCTCCAGGGCTTTCGAGTTCAGGGTTTCGATATCGCCCAGGGTGTGATGAAACCTCAGATTTCCGGTGGGAAGCTTGTCGGTGGCGAGTGCATAGAACATGAAGGCATCATCGGAATCCGGGCTGTGCGCGATGTGGATATCGACCGGGTTGCTCGAAGGTGAAGGTTTCGTCATAACGACCTCAGGAATGGAAATGCGAACCGACCTCGCTGGTGCAAAGAACAATGTCCAGAATGAAAAAGAGAGGAATGCATTATAACGAATAGTTTGCCATTTGAGAAAACTATGGAGTCTGTGGGCCAGTCTTGTTTGAGCAGGGTCTTCTCTAACGCGGAGGGCTCTCTGCGTTCTCAAAGAATTCCAGAAATTGACTGAGGATGAGTTCCTTGGAAAGGCGGGAGGGAAGCAGGATTCCCTGGTCGTCAGTCAGGGCAAGACGGGGGTAAAGGACGGCGAGGGAGTCGAATCGCCATCGCGCGTCGGTCCGGTCCTCCCTTCCATTCAATCGGTTCACAAGGGGTGCCAGGTCAATTCGCGGTCGCTTGGAGAGGGTCTTGGTTTCAAACCAGGTGACGATATGATAAAAGAACTCGCAGCGCAACCCGTCCTCACCTTCCAGAAAGGTTAATAGCCGGTCGTGCCGGCACGCATTGAAGCGCGACGTCAATGGAAATACTTCACGCGCTTCCATCACCGAGAGGCCGGCCTCCGGGTACTCATGAAGGGTGGCCGCTCCCCCCGCCAGGGCGCTTCGCGCCGCGGCGAGCCTGGCAAATTCCTCCTCATACAGTTCCCGGTAACGAGTCTGAAAGGTATTAAAAAGACCCGGGAGTTCGCCCAGCAGGGTTTCATAAATCAGTTGGTACTTCTGCGTTTCATCGAGCTTTATAAAATGTGCCCTTAAAGGGGAACGTTGAGGATCTTCAAAGGCGGAAACGACCAGATCGAACTGAACGGCCGCGGGAGTGGTAAACCAGCCGAAATCTCCCGCTTCAGCAGCGCGGATCAAGAACTCCTTGTGAGGAAGCGCCGCATGAGGATGCATCGCGGTCCAGCAGGACAGCAGTCCGTCGGTGTCGAAATGATTATTGCTGACAAATTCGATGTTCTCGAAAAGGCGATCAGCGTAAGGGTCGACGGCGAGATTAAGCGCAATCTCTGTGGAGGTGTCGGCCTTCAGATGTTCAGGAGTCTGGTTGTTGGGCCAATGACTGAGATTAACACGACATTCCTCAACGCCATCAACCACCATGGTGTGCGATGGATTGATCCCGCTATGATAGAAGAGAAACTTCATGGGCCATCCTTCAAATACAGTTGAGTTCGGTTTGAGTGCATGAGTAGAGGAGGATGAGTCGCCTCGCCCTGCATGACTTCTAAAAAACGACTTACTAGCACGAGCCTGCCACCATCACCATCCTACAACAAAAAAGCTTCCCGCATTGGATATCATGTACTGCGCTTGATGTACCGGATTCGAATCCCTTCTTGGAAGAGGATAACGCGGAAAAACTCTCCCCGGCGTAAATATTCTTTCCGTTACAAATTTGACAATTACCGTTATGAATAACGAAAACCGTTAACCGCAAAAGATCCCCGCCGTTCGTCAATCGTCACAAATTGTATGACTTGGTCTTTTGGCACCCCATTTGCCAATGAGTCTCTGTTGATTTTATTGGAGGAATCAACGTGTGCTCATCTCTGGTCCCGGAAACAAGACCTATGGGGCTCGTCACAATTCTGACACACCTTTGAAATATTTTTGTTAAGTGTCTGATGTAAAAAATGACATGTACGATGCGAAAGGGAATGACGATGAAGCGGCAGAAGCAAATGAAGACGGGATCAACAAGAAGGTTGATTCATAGTTCCTCTCATAAATCCGGTCTACCAGTGACCCATAAACTGGGAAAGGAAAATGAAATGAAAAACAATTGGAAAGCTCTTTTGACTTGCACTGCAGTTGTGGCACTGGTCCTCTTGATGGGAACTTCGACCTTCGCCGCAAACGTCACTCAAACCCTGACCATCAATGCCACGGTGGCCGCCCGGGCGGAATTAACGCTGGCTCCGGCGACGATCAGTTTTGCCGACGCCAGTCCGGCGACCACGCCGAGCATCACGGCCAATTCCCCGGTCACCGTGACGGCGAATGTGCGCACTGCAAAAGCATCGACAGCAACTCTGACGGCTCTGGCTGGCACCGATCTCACCTCAGGGACGGATACCATTCCGATTACAGCCGTCACTTGGACAGCGTCAGCGTTGCCGTTTATTGCGGGGACCATGAGCCATACCTCCGCGCAAAGTGGTGCGACGTTCAGCGCAGGCAGCGGTTCTTATAGCGGGACATACACTTTCACGTTGGCCAATAGCTGGAATTATAACGTCGGCGCTTATGCCGCGACAGTGACTTATACATTGACCGCTCCATAAAAGATATCTTCCAGGTTTTACCGGCGGCCGGATTTGAATCGGAATGATCTTAACCAAACGAATCTCGGAGGACATCATGAAACAATCTTATAAGACCTTGTTGAGCTTCGGGGCGGTGGCGTTGATGGTCCTGTTCATCAGCTCCTCAGTTTTTGCCGCATCGAGCCCAGCCACCCTCACAATCAACGCGACCGTTGCGGCCCGGGCCGAGTTAGTGCTGGCGCCGACGACGATCAACTTTGCAGACGCGAGTCCGACCACGACCGCTTCCGTTCCTGCAGATAACCCCGTGGCTGTGACCGCGAGGATCCGTACTGGGAGAGCGACTGCAGCAACGCTAACAGTTACCTCCGCTGCAGATTTGACCGCAGGCACGGACACCATTCCGATCAGCAATGTCAGTTGGACCGCCTCCGGCGCGCCTTTTATCGCCGGGACCATGAACAAGGCAACGCCGCAAAGTGCCGCGACCTTCGCTAACGGCAGTGGATTGTTCGGCGGGACGTTCAATTTTTTCCTGGCCAATAGCTGGACCTACAATACCGGCGCTTACACAGCAACGGTTACCTATACATTGACCGCCCCATAAAGGCGGCTGCGGCTGGCTTCGATAGAGACAGCAGCGGGACGATTGCAGAAACGCTCCCGCTGCTCCATCTATCACTCTTAAGAGATGCGCGCCTGAGAGGAAGACGCCCATGAGACCCGATAGGCAGAACAAGCCAGAACCAAAGGGGATGGGCAGGTTCAAGCAGCAGACGATCGCGGGAATGGTGATCGCGATCGCCCTGCTGATTGCGAGTCCACTTTCCCAAGCCCAGACCTTGTCTCTGAACGTGAATCCCAGTTCGATTAGTTTCGCGGATCAAAATCCTACTAACTTCCCCAGTATCTCGGCGAGCGCGATCGTGCAGGTGCAAGTCACCGCTTCCTGGGGCAATGGGACCTGGTCGGTCACAAGCCTGGCTGGCGGCGATCTCTTAAACTCCGACGGGAGAAGCGTGATTCCAATTTCCAATATGCGCTGGACCGCTTCGCGGGCCAGCGGCAGCTGCTCCGGGGGATGTACTTGCATGGGGGGGACAGCCAGTAAATCGAGCCCGCAACATATCCTCAACGGGAGTGGCTATACCGGGTTCCTTGGATTTGGTAGTTATACCTGCAATGTTAACTTCACACTCGTGAATGACTGGAGTTACAACACGGGGTCCTATTCCCAATCGCTCACGGTCACCGCGGCAAATCCGTAAACGGATTCCCCGGAGTTGTCCTTGGGTTCGAGAGATCCGATTGGATTGGGTGTCTCGCGGTTTTCTGTGGGGGATCCCGGTCCTCTCTGATCCTTATTCCTTGTCGCCATTCGACAACCCCATATTGACTTAATCTAAACGCGCTTTTCCCAGTCCCTTACTTGGGGGGCTAAGATGTCTTCATTTTGATGATGAGTGCTGCCATTTAAACCA
This region includes:
- a CDS encoding thiazole synthase, with translation MNDDLVIAGKTFHSRLIVGTGKYRSFPEMKRAHEASGADMVTVAVRRVNLSDRSKESLLDYIDRDRMFILPNTAGCYTVDEAVRTARLGREAGLSHWVKLEVIGDEKTLFPDVMGLIEATRILVKEGFVVLPYTNDDLIIAKRLIDAGASAVMPLGAPIGSGMGIQNPTNIRIMREMISGVPLIVDAGVGTASDAALAMELGADAVLMNTGIACAQDAVLMAEAMKHGVIAGRQAYLAGRIEKKLYATASSPLAGVVR
- a CDS encoding ABC transporter substrate-binding protein, producing MTKPSPSSNPVDIHIAHSPDSDDAFMFYALATDKLPTGNLRFHHTLGDIETLNSKALEGIYEVTAISFSAYPHIADRYALLPHGSSMGERYGPLVVASKAFPPEDIKGKRIAIPGLMTTAFLALKLYEPDFEHVVVPFDKIIDAVKHGLVEGGLLIHEGQLTHAREGLHKILDLGEWWYDRHQLPLPLGGNAIRKDLGLETIREVSRLLKASIQYALDHRDEALTYAMQFARDMSKELADKFVGMYVNDLTLDYGKDGRRAVQLLLNEGFKKKILPKRVRVEFVG